In a single window of the Olivibacter sp. SDN3 genome:
- a CDS encoding CPBP family intramembrane glutamic endopeptidase — MEKPTQLTTDKSNPTPPPLSFLQSIPYFMLPSLFFAVMSWWAVRALTSAGVSMIWSFTGLFVGCLATLGCLGIILAKKETEKPSIYRRLWLKPSRVSDVLIGLVIGLIGLATYKELQGVTGWLLSIWPFGLPSWQYQIFGDGMFFGIPVEQNSWLIAVFLIIYLANVIGEEVWWRGYILPRQVKGIGRNAWVANGLLWALFHMFQPWDIISLIPIALGISFMSQYRKSAWIGIVAHGVLNSIGWIPLLRLAIQC, encoded by the coding sequence ATGGAAAAACCAACACAACTGACCACAGACAAATCCAACCCTACCCCTCCACCTTTGTCGTTTCTCCAATCAATTCCGTACTTCATGCTGCCCTCTTTATTTTTTGCAGTAATGAGTTGGTGGGCAGTAAGGGCATTGACTTCTGCTGGCGTTTCTATGATATGGAGTTTTACAGGGCTCTTCGTTGGCTGCCTTGCCACACTCGGTTGCCTGGGGATTATCCTTGCGAAAAAGGAGACAGAAAAGCCTTCAATATACAGGAGACTTTGGCTTAAACCTTCCCGGGTCTCGGATGTTCTTATAGGTCTTGTTATTGGGCTTATCGGTCTGGCGACTTATAAAGAGTTGCAGGGTGTTACAGGTTGGTTATTAAGTATTTGGCCTTTCGGCCTTCCCTCGTGGCAGTATCAAATTTTCGGAGACGGAATGTTTTTCGGCATCCCAGTCGAACAGAACAGTTGGTTAATTGCTGTTTTTCTAATCATTTACTTAGCAAATGTTATTGGTGAAGAAGTATGGTGGCGTGGGTATATACTCCCCAGACAGGTCAAAGGTATTGGCAGGAACGCGTGGGTGGCAAATGGGCTTTTGTGGGCCTTGTTCCATATGTTCCAGCCTTGGGATATCATATCCCTGATTCCTATTGCCCTTGGAATATCTTTCATGTCCCAGTACCGTAAGAGTGCCTGGATTGGTATAGTTGCCCACGGTGTTCTGAATAGTATTGGATGGATACCTTTACTCAGGCTGGCAATACAATGCTAA
- the erm gene encoding 23S ribosomal RNA methyltransferase Erm: protein MQRYRRPVRFTGQHFTIDNVLIADAINLVNLKQDDTVLDIGAGKGFITTHLTKHCDKVYAVENDPTLAKLLKQRFHDNKSVEIISLDFRDFVAPKTSFKVVANIPYCLTSALLKYLMYVNMEYFTSASLIMQFEPAQKLTMKSGTDPYKWFYRTFYDFQILYDIGPDSFFPPPKVKSALLRITKKKNWNIGVEMKEKYLSYLFFMFRKPNSNVSTILKTIFRKNQARHVIQKLHIRENIKVAELSAEKIAGCFDQMLLKVPDRFHP, encoded by the coding sequence ATGCAAAGATATAGAAGACCCGTTAGGTTCACTGGTCAGCATTTTACCATAGATAATGTATTGATAGCCGACGCCATTAATCTTGTTAATCTAAAACAAGATGATACAGTTTTAGATATCGGGGCAGGAAAAGGCTTTATAACTACTCATTTGACTAAACATTGCGATAAGGTGTATGCCGTTGAGAACGACCCCACTTTGGCCAAGTTACTCAAACAACGATTTCACGATAACAAAAGCGTTGAAATAATCAGTCTGGATTTTCGAGATTTCGTAGCTCCCAAAACTAGTTTTAAGGTAGTTGCCAATATTCCATATTGCCTTACATCAGCGCTTCTAAAGTACCTGATGTATGTTAATATGGAGTATTTTACGTCTGCATCGCTTATAATGCAATTCGAACCTGCTCAAAAACTGACAATGAAGTCTGGCACAGACCCCTATAAATGGTTTTACCGCACATTTTACGACTTCCAGATCCTATATGATATAGGCCCTGATAGTTTCTTTCCTCCTCCAAAGGTTAAATCTGCCCTTTTACGGATTACCAAAAAGAAAAACTGGAACATTGGGGTGGAAATGAAGGAAAAGTACCTCAGCTATCTTTTTTTTATGTTTAGAAAACCCAATTCAAATGTATCAACTATCCTGAAAACAATATTTAGAAAGAATCAGGCCAGGCACGTAATTCAAAAGCTTCATATCAGGGAAAATATCAAAGTCGCGGAATTGTCAGCAGAAAAAATTGCCGGATGTTTCGATCAAATGCTATTAAAAGTTCCTGACAGGTTCCATCCTTAA
- a CDS encoding NAD(P)H-dependent oxidoreductase: MEKIFVINGGQQFAHSGGKFNKTLTELDREFFTPENGFQLQITDINDEYDLMEEVEKYVWADVVIYHFPIWWFSVPFKLKKYIDEVFTAGHRKGLYYSDGRKIDTPHLNYGKGGSLHGRKYMVISTWNAPETAFTLPGEFFGQTSVDDGVLFGFHHMNAFLSLERLPGIHFHDLEKNVTQEQVDDYKQRYMEHLRQTFVFERSLTDGAHLSAN, encoded by the coding sequence ATGGAAAAGATATTTGTCATCAATGGAGGGCAGCAATTCGCCCATTCAGGCGGAAAATTCAATAAAACATTAACTGAATTGGACAGGGAGTTTTTTACACCTGAAAACGGCTTTCAGTTACAAATAACCGATATCAACGATGAATACGATCTCATGGAGGAAGTGGAGAAATATGTATGGGCAGACGTGGTTATCTATCATTTCCCGATATGGTGGTTTTCGGTACCTTTCAAACTGAAGAAATACATTGACGAAGTGTTTACAGCGGGCCATCGCAAGGGACTGTATTACAGCGACGGACGAAAAATCGATACTCCCCATCTCAATTATGGCAAGGGTGGCTCACTACATGGGCGAAAGTATATGGTCATCTCCACATGGAATGCACCGGAAACGGCGTTCACATTGCCGGGAGAATTTTTTGGGCAGACCAGCGTGGATGACGGTGTGCTTTTTGGTTTCCATCACATGAACGCTTTCCTTTCACTGGAACGGCTACCCGGCATACATTTCCACGACCTCGAAAAGAATGTCACACAGGAGCAGGTGGACGACTATAAGCAAAGATACATGGAACATCTAAGGCAAACGTTCGTTTTCGAAAGATCACTTACGGATGGAGCACATTTATCAGCGAATTGA
- a CDS encoding sterol desaturase family protein: MEILGKILSINPNYIIIGLLAVFFTLEQVSGTPFSLKKRGNHLFQNILFQITLTILNIFFVSIQVYCIEWLNSNEIGLLYLVEFPFWTKLFLSVVLYDFTTYWIHRASHKSPLLWRLHRVHHSDTTMDSSTTFRFHPLELILIYQTGNILTAGIFGTDVTSMALYYFIIYIFFFLEHSSLHYPKWLNSTLGLVFVMPDHHRVHHHQEQFYTDSNFADILIIWDRIFGTFKLIPAGEMKHGLIEFEQEEKQTFLYLMKSPFIDIRRNKSDNLKSDENKTST; encoded by the coding sequence ATGGAAATATTGGGTAAAATTCTGAGTATAAATCCGAATTATATTATAATCGGATTACTTGCAGTTTTCTTCACTTTGGAACAAGTTTCTGGAACTCCTTTTTCATTGAAAAAAAGGGGGAATCATCTATTTCAGAATATCCTTTTTCAAATCACATTGACAATACTAAATATATTTTTTGTATCTATACAAGTCTATTGCATTGAGTGGTTGAATTCTAATGAAATTGGACTGCTATATCTTGTAGAATTCCCATTCTGGACAAAGCTGTTTCTGAGTGTGGTGCTATATGACTTTACAACATATTGGATTCATAGAGCATCACATAAGAGTCCTCTTTTATGGAGACTACATAGAGTACATCATAGTGATACAACAATGGATTCGTCAACTACTTTTAGATTTCATCCATTAGAACTGATTTTGATCTACCAAACTGGAAATATTCTCACAGCAGGAATATTTGGAACAGATGTAACTTCGATGGCCTTATATTATTTCATCATTTATATTTTCTTCTTTCTTGAACACTCAAGTCTGCATTATCCTAAATGGCTGAACAGCACATTAGGGTTAGTTTTTGTAATGCCAGACCATCATAGAGTACATCATCATCAAGAGCAATTTTACACTGATTCCAATTTTGCAGATATTTTAATTATATGGGACAGAATTTTTGGTACATTTAAGCTAATTCCTGCCGGAGAAATGAAACATGGATTAATAGAGTTTGAACAAGAAGAAAAACAAACATTCCTGTATCTTATGAAAAGTCCGTTTATAGACATTAGAAGAAACAAATCTGACAATCTAAAATCAGACGAAAATAAAACCAGCACCTAA
- a CDS encoding histone H1 — MKKFNELKALIASIEDDAVKFYEKGNSAAGTRVRTGLQKAKTLAQDLRNEVTAIKNKAK; from the coding sequence ATGAAAAAATTCAATGAACTAAAAGCACTTATCGCTTCAATTGAAGATGATGCAGTGAAATTCTATGAAAAAGGAAACAGTGCGGCGGGTACAAGAGTACGTACCGGTTTGCAGAAAGCGAAAACACTTGCCCAGGATCTTCGCAACGAAGTAACTGCGATCAAAAACAAGGCTAAATAA
- a CDS encoding YdeI family protein, translating into MSKKVNRNLQLQKNHFGQKLDLLMNTQAERFFEKAKKWKEEFHLLREIIRENKSLKEDYKWMHPCYTFQGKNIVLIHGFKEYCALLFHKGALIKDTKDVLIQQTENVQSARQIRFTDVEQIIKLKPVIRDYINEAVEIEKSGKKVEMKKVADYPIPEEFQRALDEDKALTKAFHSLTSGRQKGYLFYFNQAKQSKTREARIEKYYQHILDGKGIDD; encoded by the coding sequence ATGTCGAAGAAGGTAAACAGGAACTTACAATTACAGAAGAATCATTTTGGACAAAAATTAGACCTACTTATGAACACACAAGCAGAACGCTTTTTCGAGAAAGCCAAAAAATGGAAAGAAGAATTTCATTTGTTGCGGGAAATCATCCGCGAAAATAAATCGCTCAAAGAAGATTATAAATGGATGCATCCCTGTTATACCTTCCAAGGTAAAAACATTGTACTTATTCACGGATTTAAGGAATATTGTGCATTGCTGTTTCACAAAGGCGCTTTGATAAAAGACACAAAAGACGTTTTAATACAGCAAACAGAAAATGTGCAGTCAGCAAGGCAAATCAGATTTACCGATGTCGAACAAATCATAAAGCTGAAACCTGTTATCAGGGATTACATCAACGAAGCGGTTGAAATTGAAAAATCCGGGAAAAAGGTGGAAATGAAAAAAGTTGCCGACTATCCCATCCCTGAGGAATTTCAGCGAGCTTTAGACGAAGACAAAGCGTTGACTAAAGCGTTCCATTCATTAACATCGGGACGACAAAAAGGATATTTATTCTATTTCAACCAGGCCAAACAGTCCAAAACACGAGAAGCGAGAATTGAAAAATACTATCAGCACATTTTAGACGGGAAAGGAATTGATGATTAA
- a CDS encoding AraC family transcriptional regulator translates to MLAGEMQYQFDDEHINIPTNYSLLLNCIHSGRRIHESNLNSNGEIVIVTFHSDILKKVYQREFPILFQQPQNKVTNQSSEIVNNEFLIKKYIEGLLFYFENPSLVSDEILILKLKEIILLLSQTRNAETIQVILSQLFSPITYTFKQIVEANLFLQIGIEELAQQTNLSVSSFKREFKKLYNDSPANYIKTKRLERAAELLLISDERITDIAFDCGFNDLANFTKSFRDKYDITPTNYRLKLNNK, encoded by the coding sequence ATGTTAGCAGGTGAGATGCAATATCAATTTGATGATGAGCATATTAATATTCCTACCAATTATTCATTATTGCTAAACTGCATACACTCGGGAAGACGAATACACGAATCAAATTTAAACAGCAATGGGGAAATTGTAATAGTTACTTTTCATTCGGATATATTAAAGAAGGTTTATCAAAGAGAATTCCCTATTCTCTTTCAGCAACCACAGAATAAGGTAACCAACCAGTCAAGCGAAATAGTAAATAATGAGTTTCTAATCAAAAAATATATTGAGGGATTATTGTTTTATTTTGAAAATCCATCTTTGGTAAGTGATGAAATTTTGATTTTAAAATTGAAAGAAATCATCCTTTTATTATCGCAGACACGAAATGCCGAAACCATACAGGTAATATTATCTCAACTTTTTTCGCCAATCACCTATACTTTCAAACAAATTGTAGAAGCAAATCTGTTTTTACAGATTGGTATTGAGGAGTTGGCACAACAAACCAATTTAAGTGTTTCTTCGTTTAAAAGGGAATTTAAAAAATTGTACAATGATTCGCCGGCCAATTATATTAAAACTAAAAGATTGGAGAGGGCTGCCGAGTTACTTTTAATTTCTGATGAACGTATTACAGACATCGCCTTTGATTGCGGATTTAACGATTTGGCTAATTTCACTAAAAGTTTTCGTGATAAATACGACATTACACCTACAAATTACCGGTTAAAACTAAATAATAAGTAA
- a CDS encoding SDR family oxidoreductase: protein MDRKVLITGANGTLGQQLVQLLGKELPLILCARRQEDNTANGMEWRRFDLENPTTISMDGVKTIVHLASSIEKKSFKIDVEGTKDLLAQALRNKVEHFVFISIVGVDSFSTRYFRIKNQVEHEIQQSGIPYTILRSTQFFPFFEQEIIKYLRFPIAFLPSGILYQPIEISVVAKKLAKISLAEPVNGIVEIGGPEVLNLGEAARVFMEYKSLSKPIVNVPISLLGKLGRTLQSGVLTTNERNQDGLKWSEWLKK, encoded by the coding sequence ATGGATAGGAAAGTTTTAATAACAGGGGCCAATGGCACACTAGGTCAACAGCTAGTTCAACTGTTGGGAAAAGAACTCCCGCTGATTTTATGCGCTCGACGGCAGGAAGATAATACTGCCAATGGTATGGAATGGAGAAGATTCGATCTGGAGAACCCAACAACTATTTCGATGGACGGTGTGAAAACTATTGTTCACCTTGCATCCAGTATCGAGAAGAAAAGCTTCAAAATCGATGTGGAAGGAACAAAAGATCTATTGGCACAAGCACTTAGAAACAAGGTAGAACATTTTGTTTTCATCTCGATAGTGGGCGTTGATAGCTTTTCCACCAGATACTTTAGGATCAAAAACCAAGTGGAGCACGAAATCCAACAGTCCGGCATACCTTATACCATATTACGGTCAACTCAGTTTTTTCCCTTTTTTGAGCAGGAAATAATCAAATACCTACGTTTCCCCATCGCTTTTTTGCCGTCAGGCATCTTGTACCAGCCCATAGAGATTTCAGTTGTCGCAAAAAAATTGGCAAAGATTTCCTTGGCAGAGCCTGTCAATGGTATCGTGGAAATAGGAGGGCCGGAGGTACTGAATCTTGGAGAGGCTGCCCGTGTTTTCATGGAATATAAATCCTTGTCCAAACCCATTGTGAATGTGCCCATTTCCCTTCTGGGAAAGTTGGGGAGAACACTTCAGAGCGGTGTACTGACAACGAATGAACGTAATCAAGATGGTTTGAAATGGAGTGAATGGCTGAAAAAATAG
- the arr gene encoding NAD(+)--rifampin ADP-ribosyltransferase, which produces MNDIKSNTPAQSPFSQTYFHGTKADLKIGDYIETGINSNYGQNNKANYIYLTATLDAAIWGAELALGEGRERIYLVETTGSLEDDPNLTDKKFKGNPTMSYRSKHPFKVVGEITIWQRHPSEQVKAMKEHLAKLKEQGIEAIED; this is translated from the coding sequence ATGAACGACATCAAATCAAATACGCCTGCTCAAAGTCCGTTTTCGCAAACGTACTTCCACGGAACCAAAGCCGACCTTAAAATAGGCGACTATATCGAAACCGGAATTAACTCAAATTACGGGCAAAACAATAAAGCGAATTACATCTATCTGACTGCAACTTTAGACGCTGCTATCTGGGGGGCAGAGCTTGCCTTAGGTGAAGGCAGAGAAAGAATTTACTTGGTAGAGACGACCGGTTCATTAGAAGACGACCCCAATTTAACTGACAAAAAATTCAAAGGCAATCCGACGATGTCCTACCGCTCAAAGCATCCTTTTAAGGTTGTAGGAGAAATTACCATTTGGCAAAGGCATCCGTCGGAACAGGTAAAAGCAATGAAAGAACATTTAGCGAAGCTCAAAGAACAGGGTATTGAGGCAATAGAAGATTAA
- a CDS encoding response regulator transcription factor: MKILIIEDEQDLAQSIAEYLSEESYLCEFASTYHQALDKIENYHYDCILLDIMLPDGNGMKILKELKQQGKQDGVIIISAKDALDDKIQGLQIGADDYLTKPFHLAELTARIYSVIRRKQFGNSNTVQQNELQIDLLAKTVSVNNALVSLTKKEFNLLLYFIGNKNRVISKSTLAEHLSGDFADMLDSHDFVYAHVKNLKKKLNEAGCSNYLKTVYGTGYKWGV, encoded by the coding sequence ATGAAAATCCTGATAATAGAAGACGAACAAGACCTTGCACAAAGCATAGCCGAATATTTATCGGAAGAAAGCTATTTGTGTGAGTTTGCTTCTACTTATCATCAGGCATTGGATAAAATCGAAAACTATCATTACGACTGCATTCTTTTGGATATTATGTTGCCTGACGGCAACGGAATGAAAATTTTAAAAGAACTGAAACAGCAGGGCAAACAAGACGGTGTTATTATTATTTCTGCAAAAGATGCTTTGGACGATAAAATACAAGGTTTACAAATTGGTGCTGATGATTACCTGACCAAACCCTTTCATCTTGCAGAATTAACGGCAAGAATATATTCCGTTATTCGTAGAAAACAGTTTGGGAACTCAAACACCGTTCAGCAAAACGAATTACAAATTGATTTGTTGGCTAAAACTGTATCAGTAAACAACGCGTTGGTTTCATTGACTAAAAAAGAATTTAATTTGTTGCTTTACTTTATCGGCAATAAAAACAGGGTTATTTCAAAAAGTACATTGGCAGAGCATCTTTCGGGAGATTTTGCCGATATGCTGGACAGCCATGATTTTGTGTACGCTCATGTTAAGAACTTGAAAAAGAAACTCAACGAGGCAGGATGTAGTAATTATTTGAAGACGGTTTATGGTACAGGCTATAAATGGGGAGTATGA
- a CDS encoding MarR family winged helix-turn-helix transcriptional regulator, translated as MGKDLIIEVRKLSQLYAYTSIQMHETIARQAGFSGTDHKYLGFFLQKGKLTAGELAGLTGLTTGAVTGLIDRFEKKKLVTRQYDKSDRRKVFIVPDTKKITALFEPFYKAFQKETEDLLASFSDTEINIIKSYLLKNTELMSVTKNKFNK; from the coding sequence ATGGGTAAGGATTTAATAATTGAAGTAAGAAAGCTAAGCCAGCTCTATGCTTATACATCTATTCAAATGCACGAAACCATTGCCAGACAAGCTGGCTTTTCAGGAACTGACCACAAATACCTGGGATTTTTTTTACAAAAGGGAAAGTTGACGGCAGGAGAACTTGCAGGTTTAACAGGATTGACCACAGGGGCAGTAACAGGCTTAATAGACAGATTTGAAAAAAAGAAATTGGTAACAAGGCAATATGATAAAAGTGACAGGCGAAAAGTCTTTATCGTTCCGGATACCAAAAAGATAACGGCACTTTTTGAACCCTTTTATAAAGCATTTCAAAAAGAAACGGAGGATTTGCTCGCTTCTTTTTCGGATACTGAAATCAATATCATTAAATCGTACCTGCTAAAAAACACAGAATTAATGAGCGTAACAAAAAATAAGTTTAATAAATAA
- a CDS encoding isoprenylcysteine carboxylmethyltransferase family protein: MISLFFRNLLFTILQPGVVAALLPYLILGNRITQALGEPFNLRHFAALAVFVFGFIIMLVCIGSFAIYGRGTLSPADPTKKLVVQGLYRYSRNPMYVGIMLMLIGEGFFFGSGVLWAYTLIIFILFNIFIRYFEEPRLMRDFGAEYTHYRQRVGMWL, translated from the coding sequence ATGATATCATTGTTTTTCAGAAACCTGCTCTTCACGATTTTACAGCCGGGTGTTGTAGCGGCATTGTTGCCTTACCTGATCCTTGGAAACAGGATTACGCAAGCCCTTGGGGAACCTTTTAACTTACGGCATTTTGCCGCATTGGCGGTATTCGTATTTGGATTCATCATCATGCTGGTCTGTATCGGAAGCTTCGCCATTTACGGCCGAGGCACTTTATCACCTGCAGACCCTACGAAAAAGCTGGTGGTGCAGGGGCTTTACAGATACTCCCGAAACCCGATGTATGTCGGTATCATGCTGATGTTGATCGGTGAGGGTTTTTTCTTCGGGTCGGGCGTGTTATGGGCTTATACACTGATTATTTTTATCCTGTTCAATATCTTCATAAGGTATTTTGAAGAGCCCCGTTTGATGCGTGATTTCGGTGCCGAATACACCCACTACCGCCAACGGGTCGGGATGTGGCTATGA
- a CDS encoding NAD-dependent epimerase/dehydratase family protein has translation MNIHHIFITGITGYIGGTVAVKLKKKGYRVSGLVRKEDDLRRLRELGITGVLGNIHNEDLLKDAIQDVDAIIHTAESADDAYSADSLIRLLEDTHKTLIVTSGSAILGGKENGDANPFVYTEDIPLQPRLEMVSRVLLNQFVQQAAHRGVRSIVIVPTMVYGEGLGLKKDSIQLPALIDFSKEMGFGIYFGKGLNRWSNVHIEDLADLYVLALEKAKPGSLYYTENGSSTLRELAESISERLNLSPARSVSVQVALDRFGPAGGYFGFASNSLCNADKARKELGWNPYHSSIIPFIN, from the coding sequence ATGAACATACATCATATATTCATCACCGGAATCACAGGTTATATAGGCGGTACGGTTGCGGTTAAACTAAAGAAAAAAGGATACCGGGTCAGCGGCCTTGTGCGTAAAGAAGATGATCTGCGGCGACTGCGGGAATTGGGCATAACAGGTGTTCTGGGGAATATACATAACGAGGACTTGCTCAAAGATGCTATTCAAGATGTTGATGCTATTATCCATACGGCAGAATCAGCAGACGACGCGTATTCGGCAGATAGTCTTATCCGGTTACTGGAAGACACGCATAAAACCTTGATCGTGACTTCGGGATCGGCCATTTTGGGTGGAAAGGAAAACGGAGACGCCAACCCCTTCGTGTATACAGAAGATATTCCCCTACAGCCTCGATTGGAAATGGTTTCCCGTGTTTTGCTCAATCAATTCGTGCAACAGGCCGCACACAGAGGAGTCAGGAGTATCGTCATTGTCCCAACGATGGTCTATGGTGAGGGACTCGGTCTGAAAAAAGATAGCATACAGCTGCCTGCCCTCATCGATTTTTCCAAAGAAATGGGCTTCGGTATATATTTCGGTAAAGGGCTGAACCGTTGGTCTAACGTGCATATTGAAGACCTGGCCGATCTCTACGTGCTTGCCCTGGAAAAGGCTAAGCCGGGATCGTTGTACTATACCGAAAATGGTTCTTCGACGCTCAGGGAACTAGCCGAAAGCATCAGCGAAAGGCTTAATCTCAGCCCAGCCCGTTCGGTCAGTGTACAGGTGGCCCTTGACCGTTTCGGGCCCGCGGGAGGATATTTCGGTTTTGCTTCCAATAGCCTTTGCAATGCAGATAAAGCACGGAAGGAATTGGGTTGGAATCCATATCATTCTTCGATTATCCCATTCATCAACTAA
- a CDS encoding LysR family transcriptional regulator, whose protein sequence is MQSNLEWFRTFRAIYETGTLSAAAQALYISQPGVSLHLNSLEAYTGYKLFDRSARRMVPTEKGKILYNFILEPLKKLENAEQHFHRRSQSERPTISVGMCFETFQYTLEEHIAKLPFNLIIKFGEYPQMQQDLDNGLLDLIITPQKGDQKNLIYRPFSKERIVLIGGGETDVTELIKLLQHNEIQQAGQFLKQQLWYSTAADMEHLTHFWLKNFGEHPDFKPNYIVPNISSIIRCLSDGIGFSIVPDFLCREALDSGKIKFVWEGNKALENTLYFGTRKKTIYQQELEQLEQIFREKWEMEPVVI, encoded by the coding sequence ATGCAAAGTAACTTGGAATGGTTTCGTACGTTCAGGGCGATTTACGAAACCGGCACTTTATCTGCTGCCGCGCAGGCGCTTTACATATCCCAACCCGGGGTGAGCCTACATCTCAATTCATTGGAAGCGTACACGGGTTACAAGCTCTTTGACCGGTCGGCCAGACGCATGGTACCGACAGAAAAAGGAAAGATCTTATACAACTTCATCCTTGAGCCGCTCAAGAAGCTCGAAAACGCCGAACAGCACTTTCACCGGCGTTCGCAATCGGAACGGCCCACGATCAGCGTAGGAATGTGCTTTGAAACTTTTCAGTACACATTGGAAGAACATATTGCCAAGTTACCATTCAACCTCATCATTAAATTCGGCGAATACCCACAGATGCAACAGGACCTAGACAACGGCCTTTTGGACCTGATCATCACGCCGCAGAAAGGAGACCAGAAGAACCTGATCTACCGCCCTTTTTCCAAGGAGAGGATCGTGCTTATCGGAGGAGGGGAGACGGACGTTACGGAATTGATCAAACTGTTGCAACATAACGAAATTCAGCAGGCCGGGCAATTCCTGAAACAACAACTTTGGTATAGCACTGCCGCCGACATGGAACATTTGACTCATTTTTGGTTGAAGAACTTCGGCGAGCACCCCGATTTCAAGCCCAACTACATTGTTCCCAATATAAGCTCCATTATACGTTGCCTGAGTGACGGAATTGGTTTCTCGATCGTTCCCGATTTTCTTTGCCGGGAGGCACTTGATTCGGGAAAGATAAAATTCGTGTGGGAGGGTAATAAGGCATTGGAAAATACCCTTTACTTTGGCACACGGAAAAAGACCATCTACCAACAAGAGCTGGAACAATTGGAACAGATCTTCAGGGAAAAATGGGAAATGGAGCCAGTAGTTATCTAG
- a CDS encoding helix-turn-helix transcriptional regulator translates to MNLRRDVFQAIADPTRRAILLLVASQSMTAGTIASNFGTARPTVSKHLQILTECELLKPEQNGREIYYHLNPQKMKEIAEFIEPFRKMWDDRFNKLEAIMKNYKND, encoded by the coding sequence ATGAATTTAAGACGAGATGTTTTCCAAGCCATTGCCGACCCTACAAGAAGAGCAATACTTCTGTTGGTTGCTTCGCAATCCATGACCGCAGGCACTATTGCTTCAAACTTTGGCACCGCCAGACCAACGGTTTCCAAACACCTGCAGATTTTGACCGAGTGTGAACTGTTAAAACCCGAACAAAACGGAAGGGAAATTTATTACCACCTCAACCCTCAAAAAATGAAAGAAATAGCTGAATTCATTGAACCGTTCCGCAAAATGTGGGATGACAGATTCAACAAACTGGAAGCTATAATGAAAAATTATAAAAATGACTAA
- a CDS encoding putative quinol monooxygenase: MIYITAIVKSKPKFVDEVKSILDNMVIQSRKEEACIRYDLHQGMDNESLFVFYEIWQNQAGLDRHNEQPYIKAFGASVPEKLEEVPTIYLTRKL; this comes from the coding sequence ATGATCTATATCACCGCAATAGTCAAGAGCAAACCCAAATTTGTCGACGAAGTAAAATCCATACTAGACAACATGGTCATACAGTCCAGAAAGGAAGAAGCCTGTATCCGCTACGACCTGCACCAAGGGATGGACAACGAAAGCCTGTTCGTCTTCTATGAAATATGGCAAAATCAGGCAGGGTTAGATCGACATAATGAACAACCTTATATAAAAGCGTTCGGAGCATCGGTCCCGGAGAAATTAGAGGAGGTCCCGACGATTTATTTAACCCGAAAACTGTAA
- a CDS encoding cupin domain-containing protein: protein MTKKIIDKQTAEHYLWGDNCDSWILTDTIGLSVKEESMPSLTREKLHFHTNAQQFFYILKGSATFYLEETKVIVAEQKGILIQPKTKHYIANETTEQLDFLVISQPTTNNDRTTIEQ, encoded by the coding sequence ATGACAAAAAAGATAATTGACAAACAAACAGCAGAACATTATTTATGGGGCGACAATTGTGACAGTTGGATTTTAACTGATACAATTGGGCTTTCGGTTAAAGAAGAAAGTATGCCAAGTTTAACAAGAGAAAAGTTACATTTTCATACCAACGCTCAACAATTTTTCTATATTCTCAAAGGTTCTGCAACTTTTTATTTAGAGGAGACTAAAGTAATTGTAGCCGAACAAAAAGGAATATTAATTCAGCCGAAAACGAAACATTATATTGCAAATGAAACCACAGAGCAACTTGACTTTCTTGTAATTTCCCAACCGACAACCAATAACGACAGAACTACAATAGAACAATGA